In Kordia antarctica, the following proteins share a genomic window:
- a CDS encoding T9SS type A sorting domain-containing protein, with product MRKITFYTLLLSLCFHSYSQIGFQEIEITGFSNAYGLTASAAAGDLDGDGDIDVVTSHYDGFPGLVWYKNTDGQGTFGYQRPVSSDFDSASSNIITKDIDNDGDLDIFASTNSSIVWFENTDGLGNFSTTNIITQDVDRVTSIRSVDIDGDGDLDLISTSYNDKKLAWYENIDGLGNFGAQQIITIHSLSWALAYGEDMDGDGDMDIIASLDDIVWFENTDGNGAFTIEHQISSIDYKALTPKDIDGDGDIDIIIPAGYNDHLIWYENINGSGNFSSIRYIDTSINGDVDITNADDLDGDGDVDILIDGNGLFLYLNNGNNSFSGGLNILNNTNSGVNAIEILDIDGDNDLDILAGSGGHGLIWLENTNGMADFVQNTISFSAEDPDSSFLSDLDNDGDIDILTTANGQIAWFENLDGNQNYEIQHNIYNNLYMNIKSASAFDLDGDNDMDIIGSITGDDKIIWFENVDGQGTFENQTIITFSCDAPIMTHASDIDGDGDLDLLSASYNDDKIAWYENLDGQGTFGVQQLISTNANYAIYVKGVDIDMDGDIDVVSASRNDDKIAWYENTDGLGTFSSEKIISSQANSIRSIDIKDIDGDGDLDILSGSSSETKIAWFENLDGLGNFSSENILAPDASLALSVFFEDVDNDGDLDAVSLTSSRKIVWFENINGNFDNVQQEISPTLNSDPIMISGDLDQDGDIDFISGSSTAYNGRVKWHKNLGLFGNQINGTVTYNINNDDCNTGNWGMNNIMINADNGNDSFSTFTLSSGGYELPVNEGNFTTTISSNLPSYFAFNPTSVNSSFTGIGNSDIANFCITPNTIVNDLSISIYPSINEPRPGFDTTYRIVYKNLGTTQLSGNVTFEYDNTKLQFLNASETVNSQTSNSLTFNYSNLNPFETRVIDLQFNVFAPPTTNIGEVLSTTATINPVTGDNTEEDNVFTLEQTVIGSYDPNDIQVLEGDQILLEDVDKYLHYIIRFQNTGTASAINVNVENVLDANLDWTTMQLESLSHDGRVEIRDGNMVNFIFNYINLPDSTSDEPNSHGFIAYKIKPKSTVAIGDIMYNKADIFFDFNPPIITNTVSTEIVETLSVNEFAENEFSIYPNPTKDIIHINGKERINKLSIHDLNGRLLKEIKLSNSQTSTEVAINNYAIGLYFLSIETDKGIYTHKIIKK from the coding sequence ATGAGAAAAATTACATTCTACACATTACTACTTTCTTTATGTTTTCACAGTTATTCTCAAATTGGTTTTCAAGAGATTGAAATAACAGGCTTCTCAAATGCTTATGGATTAACTGCATCGGCAGCTGCGGGCGATTTAGATGGCGATGGAGATATTGACGTAGTTACGAGTCATTACGATGGTTTCCCTGGTTTAGTTTGGTATAAAAACACAGATGGGCAAGGAACTTTTGGATACCAAAGACCTGTATCTTCAGATTTTGACAGTGCATCTTCTAATATTATAACGAAAGATATAGACAATGATGGCGATCTAGACATATTTGCTTCTACAAATAGTTCTATCGTTTGGTTTGAAAACACTGATGGATTAGGAAATTTTTCTACTACTAATATTATTACTCAAGATGTTGACCGAGTAACTTCAATTCGTTCTGTAGATATTGATGGAGATGGAGACTTAGATCTAATTTCTACTTCATACAATGACAAAAAGTTAGCTTGGTATGAAAACATCGATGGTCTTGGTAATTTTGGAGCACAACAAATTATTACAATACATTCACTGTCATGGGCTCTTGCGTATGGAGAAGATATGGATGGAGATGGAGATATGGATATAATTGCCTCTTTGGATGACATCGTATGGTTTGAAAATACAGATGGTAATGGAGCCTTTACAATAGAACATCAAATTTCATCAATAGATTATAAAGCACTAACTCCTAAAGATATTGATGGAGATGGAGATATAGATATTATTATCCCAGCAGGTTACAATGATCATTTAATTTGGTATGAAAATATAAATGGGTCGGGAAATTTTTCTTCAATTCGATATATAGATACATCTATTAATGGAGATGTTGATATTACAAATGCAGATGATTTAGATGGAGATGGAGATGTCGATATTTTAATTGATGGCAATGGACTATTTTTATATTTGAATAATGGAAATAATAGCTTTAGTGGAGGGCTAAATATTTTGAACAACACTAATTCAGGTGTAAATGCAATAGAAATCCTTGATATAGATGGTGATAATGATTTAGACATTCTCGCCGGAAGTGGAGGTCATGGACTAATTTGGTTGGAAAATACTAATGGAATGGCAGACTTTGTTCAAAATACGATTTCTTTTAGTGCAGAAGATCCCGATTCTTCTTTTTTATCAGATCTCGATAATGATGGAGATATCGATATCCTAACTACCGCGAATGGTCAAATCGCATGGTTTGAAAATTTGGATGGTAATCAAAATTATGAAATTCAGCATAATATATATAACAATCTATATATGAATATTAAATCTGCATCTGCATTTGATCTTGATGGAGATAACGATATGGATATTATTGGTTCAATTACAGGAGATGATAAAATTATTTGGTTTGAAAATGTGGATGGACAAGGTACTTTTGAGAATCAAACCATCATAACCTTTAGTTGTGATGCGCCAATAATGACGCATGCTTCAGATATAGATGGTGATGGTGATTTAGATCTACTATCTGCTTCATACAATGATGACAAAATTGCTTGGTATGAAAATCTTGATGGGCAAGGTACTTTTGGAGTACAGCAGCTAATTTCAACAAATGCAAATTATGCAATATATGTAAAAGGAGTTGATATAGACATGGATGGTGACATCGACGTGGTTTCTGCCTCTAGAAATGATGATAAAATTGCTTGGTATGAGAATACAGATGGATTGGGAACTTTTAGTTCAGAAAAAATAATTTCATCGCAAGCCAATTCAATTAGATCTATAGATATAAAAGACATCGATGGTGATGGTGATCTAGATATTCTTTCTGGTTCATCTAGTGAAACTAAAATTGCTTGGTTTGAAAATCTTGACGGATTAGGTAATTTTAGTTCAGAAAATATCTTAGCTCCTGATGCTAGCCTTGCGCTATCTGTGTTTTTTGAAGACGTAGATAACGATGGTGATTTAGATGCGGTTTCATTAACATCATCAAGGAAAATTGTTTGGTTTGAAAACATAAATGGAAATTTTGATAATGTACAACAAGAAATATCACCTACTCTTAATTCTGATCCGATAATGATTAGCGGAGATTTGGATCAAGATGGAGACATTGATTTTATTTCTGGTTCATCAACAGCTTACAATGGTAGGGTAAAATGGCATAAGAACTTAGGCTTGTTCGGAAATCAAATAAATGGAACAGTTACATATAACATAAATAATGATGACTGTAATACGGGTAATTGGGGTATGAACAACATAATGATAAACGCCGATAACGGAAATGACAGTTTTAGTACGTTTACACTATCCTCAGGAGGATATGAATTACCAGTAAATGAAGGAAATTTCACGACTACTATATCTTCAAATTTACCAAGTTATTTCGCATTCAATCCAACTTCAGTAAATTCAAGTTTTACAGGAATAGGTAACAGTGATATTGCTAACTTCTGTATTACGCCAAATACAATAGTTAATGATCTAAGTATAAGTATATATCCTTCAATAAACGAACCACGTCCTGGCTTTGATACAACTTATAGAATTGTGTATAAAAACCTTGGAACAACACAGCTAAGTGGAAATGTTACGTTTGAATATGATAATACAAAACTACAGTTCTTGAATGCTAGTGAAACTGTAAACTCTCAAACATCAAATTCACTTACGTTTAATTATTCAAACTTAAATCCGTTTGAAACAAGAGTCATTGACTTACAGTTTAATGTATTTGCGCCACCAACAACTAATATTGGAGAAGTCTTAAGTACTACAGCGACTATAAATCCTGTTACTGGAGATAATACAGAAGAAGACAATGTATTCACACTAGAGCAAACTGTAATTGGCTCATATGATCCAAATGATATACAAGTATTAGAAGGTGATCAGATTTTATTGGAAGATGTTGATAAATATTTACACTATATCATTCGTTTTCAAAACACAGGAACGGCTTCTGCAATTAATGTAAATGTTGAAAATGTATTAGATGCAAACTTAGATTGGACAACAATGCAGTTAGAAAGCCTAAGTCATGACGGACGTGTTGAAATAAGAGATGGTAATATGGTAAATTTTATATTCAATTACATTAATTTACCCGATAGCACATCAGATGAGCCAAATTCACATGGTTTTATTGCCTATAAAATTAAACCAAAAAGTACTGTAGCAATTGGAGATATCATGTATAACAAAGCTGATATTTTCTTTGATTTCAATCCGCCAATTATAACAAATACAGTATCGACAGAAATCGTAGAAACACTATCTGTTAATGAATTTGCAGAAAATGAATTTTCGATTTATCCAAATCCTACTAAAGATATTATACATATAAACGGAAAAGAGCGTATAAATAAGCTATCTATTCACGATCTTAATGGCAGATTATTGAAAGAAATCAAACTTTCAAATTCACAGACATCAACTGAAGTCGCTAT